One window from the genome of Bradyrhizobium xenonodulans encodes:
- a CDS encoding acyl-CoA dehydrogenase — protein MNFDDTPQEAAFRETARKWVEANAPKELHAELSKSSLGRIRLANHDIVDVGKAWQKKKFEAGWACLHWPKEYGGRDATPIEKVIWQQEEGVYGKLTQPFQIGEGMCGPTVMAWGSEDAKRRHLPKLAAGEEIWCQLFSEPSAGSDVAGLRTRAEKKGDNWVVNGQKIWTSGAHYSDFGLLIARTDPNVPKHKGLTMFFLDMKSPGVEVLPIKQANGMQEFNEVYFTDVVIPDSQRLGAVGEGWSVSLTTLMNERMSIGARLATGVPEMFEFCSNLMLEDGLAIDDPAVRSKLASWAVKSSGLKYTSYRAISALSKGERPGPENSIGKLVSGMMLQDIATCAMDLQGAAGVLTGSDEETVQGQFQQMLLSSPSMRIAGGTDEILRNIIAERVLGLPGDIRVDKDVPYNKIPTKGR, from the coding sequence ATGAATTTCGACGACACCCCGCAGGAAGCCGCCTTCCGCGAGACCGCGCGCAAATGGGTCGAGGCCAACGCGCCGAAAGAGCTGCACGCCGAGCTGTCGAAATCCTCGCTCGGCCGCATCCGGCTCGCCAATCATGACATCGTCGATGTCGGCAAGGCCTGGCAGAAGAAGAAATTCGAAGCTGGCTGGGCCTGCCTGCATTGGCCGAAGGAATATGGCGGCCGCGACGCGACGCCGATCGAGAAGGTGATCTGGCAGCAGGAAGAGGGCGTCTATGGCAAGTTGACGCAACCGTTCCAGATCGGGGAGGGCATGTGTGGCCCGACCGTGATGGCCTGGGGCAGCGAAGATGCCAAGCGCCGGCATCTGCCAAAACTCGCTGCGGGCGAGGAGATCTGGTGCCAGCTCTTCTCCGAGCCGTCGGCCGGTTCTGACGTCGCGGGCCTGCGCACGCGCGCGGAGAAGAAGGGCGACAATTGGGTCGTCAACGGCCAGAAGATCTGGACCTCGGGCGCGCATTATTCCGACTTCGGCCTGTTGATCGCGCGCACCGATCCCAATGTGCCCAAGCACAAGGGCCTCACCATGTTCTTCCTGGACATGAAGAGTCCTGGCGTCGAAGTCCTCCCGATCAAGCAGGCCAACGGCATGCAGGAGTTCAACGAGGTCTATTTCACCGATGTGGTGATTCCGGACAGCCAGCGTCTCGGCGCCGTTGGCGAAGGCTGGAGCGTCTCGCTGACCACGCTGATGAATGAGCGCATGTCGATCGGCGCGCGGCTTGCGACGGGCGTGCCTGAGATGTTCGAGTTCTGCTCGAACCTGATGCTGGAGGATGGCCTCGCCATCGACGACCCCGCCGTGCGCTCAAAACTGGCGAGCTGGGCGGTGAAATCGAGCGGCTTGAAATACACCAGCTACCGCGCGATCTCGGCGCTGTCGAAAGGCGAACGGCCGGGGCCGGAGAATTCGATCGGCAAGCTGGTCTCCGGCATGATGCTGCAGGACATCGCGACCTGTGCCATGGATCTCCAGGGGGCGGCCGGTGTTCTCACCGGTAGCGACGAGGAGACGGTGCAGGGCCAGTTCCAGCAGATGCTGCTGTCCTCGCCCTCGATGCGCATCGCAGGGGGCACCGACGAGATCCTGCGCAACATCATCGCCGAGCGCGTGCTGGGATTGCCGGGCGATATCCGGGTCGACAAGGATGTGCCGTATAACAAGATCCCGACCAAGGGGCGATGA